From Nicotiana tabacum cultivar K326 chromosome 22, ASM71507v2, whole genome shotgun sequence, one genomic window encodes:
- the LOC107790071 gene encoding protein SMALL AUXIN UP-REGULATED RNA 51-like: MSKGRTKGRKKNISGIVNLIAVVAKLQKSLLLGKKLPSDDYFDESENNVPEDVKEGHFAVVAAEDDEVKRFVVPLSCLTHPSFLTLLEQAAEEYGFDCEGALTVPCRPSEMERILALIYT; this comes from the coding sequence ATGTCAAAGGGTAGAACAAAAGGCCGGAAGAAAAATATCAGTGGGATAGTGAATCTGATAGCAGTGGTAGCAAAGCTACAAAAGAGTCTTCTATTAGGGAAGAAATTACCGTCCGATGATTATTTCGACGAGTCGGAAAACAACGTGCCGGAGGACGTGAAGGAAGGGCATTTCGCCGTTGTTGCGGCGGAAGATGATGAAGTGAAGAGATTTGTAGTTCCATTGAGTTGTTTAACACACCCTTCATTTTTGACGCTATTGGAACAAGCTGCTGAGGAATATGGTTTTGATTGTGAAGGTGCACTTACAGTACCATGCAGGCCAAGTGAAATGGAGAGAATTTTGGCGCTTATTTATACTTAG
- the LOC107790069 gene encoding uncharacterized protein LOC107790069 gives MSSVSKDLLTGVLFSSNARTMWATFKERFDKVNGSRPYYLHKEIFAMTQEISSVSTYFTKLRNLWAEYDSILPPPPAAEYVEQLEYQHQLQFLMGLSDSFEKARSQLLLLPTLPSINKAYAMLVQDESRRMITGSNYGNIGNIEPTTLFTA, from the coding sequence ATGAGTAGTGTTAGTAAGGATTTGTTAACTGGAGTACTTTTCTCATCTAATGCTCGAACAATGTGGGCTACGTTCAAGGAACGTTTTGATAAAGTCAATGGATCGAGGCCATACTATCTGCACAAGGAGATTTTCGCAATGACTCAAGAAATTTCCTCTGTTTCTACATACTTTACCAAGCTCAGAAATCTATGGGCAGAGTATGATTCCATCTTGCCTCCACCTCCAGCTGCAGAGTATGTTGAACAATTGGAATATCAACATCAGTTACAATTTCTTATGGGATTAAGTGATAGCTTTGAAAAAGCTAGAAGCCAACTCCTCTTATTGCCTACCTTGCCGTCTATCAACAAAGCCTATGCAATGCTAGTTCAAGATGAAAGTAGGCGCATGATCACTGGTAGCAATTATGGAAATATAGGAAATATTGAGCCTACTACTCTATTTACTGCATAA
- the LOC142175892 gene encoding uncharacterized protein LOC142175892, which produces MPSHYTSNAVVPTQFFIQDQYNQLIQLLNKNSVGDANAHIADTGAINHMTGTKDLLHNKLSIGNTGQVQLPTRDLATISHMGECQVTGCDTLKDVLFVPVFKFNILSVSKMITKDLKRYVIFFPQCCVFQDLLSGKVKEIGKEDDGLYVLSSSVRRKVNRAFAVTSGAGKSLYEMLHGKQSSISHLRVIGCLCFATNLIKHDKFKPRAMRSVLLAYAAHQKGYMLLDLEHSVFFISRDIVFYEDLFPFQSLDLDSTPIAIQHLAVIHTHGKEIRKSGRVSKPPIWMQDYIPPTKEKYVVAANILSLRGRMLLDVNGSIRSNTRLLELQGIGSSIKWMCTIFLQGDLIEVYMTVPQGFNDSTDKSLVCKLLKSLYGLKQASRQWNIKLTTILQTFGFSQSYLDYSLFIKQASGKLVTKDDLQSSFKIKDLGELKFFLGIEFTRSDKRILMHQRKYALELISDLGLAGSKHVHSPIEQNLKLTTTEFDDHIASTGDSVLSDPGPYQRLLGKLLYLTITRPDISFAVQCLSQFMHKPKTSHMEDALRVVRFVKSSPGLSVLLSVTRSYSLSAFYDVDWVACPNTRMSITGYFVKFGNSLISWKSKKESAISRSSAEAEYRSLASTMAEVIWILGLFKELGVSHSSSVPIYYDSKSAIQIVVNLVFHEGTKHIDIDCHFIREKVRHGLISTIYVLIA; this is translated from the exons ATGCCAAGCCATTACACGAGTAATGCAGTAGTCCCAACCCAGTTCTTCATACAAGACCAGTACAATCAACTTATACAACTGTTAAACAAGAACTCTGTTGGAGATGCCAATGCTCACATAGCAG ATACTGGTGCTATAAACCATATGACTGGTACTAAAGATTTATTACATAATAAACTATCAATAGGAAACACAGGACAAGTTCAATTGCCTACTAGAGATTTAGCCACGATTTCACATATGGGGGAATGTCAAGTCACAGGTTGTGATACTCTTAAAGATGTTCTTTTTGTCCCAGTTTTCAAGTTCAATATTTTGTCAGTGTCTAAGATGATCACAAAGGACTTGAAACGCTATGTCATATTCTTTCCACAATGTTGTGTATTTCAGGACCTCTTGTCTGGAAAGGTGAAAGAGATTGGTAAAGAGGATGATGGATTATATGTACTGTCTTCATCAGTTAGAAGGAAAGTAAATCGAGCATTTGCAGTAACTAGTGGAGCAG GCAAATCCCTTTATGAAATGTTACATGGCAAACAATCTTCTATTTCACACTTGAGAGTGATAGGATGTTTGTGCTTTGCAACCAACTTAATCAAGCATGATAAGTTTAAGCCAAGGGCTATGAGGTCTGTTCTATTGGCGTATGCAGCACACCAGAAGGGTTACATGCTATTAGACTTGGAGCACAGTGTTTTCTTTATTAGCAGAGATATAGTCTTTTATGAAGATCTGTTTCCTTTCCAATCACTGGACCTTG ATTCAACTCCAATTGCAATTCAG CATTTAGCTGTGATCCACACACATGGTAAGGAGATTAGGAAATCAGGGAGAGTGTCTAAACCTCCCATATGGATGCAAGATTATATTCCGCCTACCAAGGAGAAGTATGTTGTTGCTGCAAATATCCTCTCTCTGAG GGGAAGAATGCTATTGGATGTAAATGGGTCTATAAGATCAAATACAAGGCTTCTG GAGCTTCAAGGCATTGGAtcatccatcaaatggatgtgtaCAATATTTTTGCAAGGTGACCTTATTGAGGTGTATATGACAGTTCCACAGGGGTTCAATGATTCTACTGATAAGTCCTTAGTGTGCAAACTGCTTAAGTCACTCTATGGACTTAAGCAGGCTTCTAGACAATGGAACATCAAATTAACCACAATATTGCAGACTTTTGGTTTTTCACAGAGCTACCTAGATTATTCCTTGTTCATCAAGCAAGCGTCAGGAAAGTTGGTG ACCAAGGATGATCTGCAGTCCAGTTTTAAAATCAAAGACCTTGGCGAGCTTAAATTTTTCTTGGGCATTGAGTTTACTAGGAGTGACAAGAGGATCTTGATGCACCAACGCAAGTATGCCTTAGAGTTAATCTCTGATTTGGGCTTAGCAGGGTCCAAACATGTCCACTCTCCAATAGAGCAGAACCTCAAATTAACTACCACTGAATTTGATGATCATATAGCTTCTACTGGTGATTCTGTACTCTCTGATCCTGGCCCCTATCAGAGATTGCTGGGAAAATTGCTCTACTTAACCATTACTCGTCCTGACATTTCATTTGCAGTGCAGTGTTTGAGTCAATTCATGCATAAACCCAAGACTTCCCATATGGAGGATGCTCTAAGGGTCGTGAGATTTGTTAAGTCTAGCCCTGGTCTCAGTGTTTTATTGAGTGTTACCCGCTCATATTCTCTCTCAGCCTTTTATGATGTTGATTGGGTTGCTTGCCCCAACACACGCATGTCTATCACAGGGTATTTTGTCAAGTTTGGCAACTCCTTGATTTCTTGGAAGTCCAAGAAGGAGTCGGCTATCTCTCGCAGCTCAGCAGAGGCTGAGTATAGGAGTTTGGCCTCTACAATGGCTGAGGTGATTTGGATTCTTGGTCTGTTCAAGGAGTTGGGCGTCTCTCATTCTTCTTCTGTTCCCATCTACTATGATAGCAAATCAGCTATCCAAATTGTTGTGAACCTAGTGTTTCATGAAGGTACGAAACATATTGATATCGACTGTCATTTTATTCGAGAGAAGGTTCGACATGGACTAATTAGTACCATCTATGTACTTATTGCATAG